CCGGCCATTGATTTCTTCAataactttctcttttttacaaaaaaaaaaaacccatgaAGGCGCAGGAATTATCTTGGCATGTGGATAACACATCTCTGACACTTTCCTTCCTTCATGAGATTGAAAGCTTTGTTAATGTCATCAAATGGCAAATTGTGTGTTATGTAGTCATCAATCTGGATTTCCTGCATATTAATCATAATATTAGTACatatttttttgctaaaatagctgcttgaaagaaaaaaagcataTCAAGCAAGAAAATAGCTCTGATAAGCATTTGAAGTTGCATTCTCAATTCCTCCCTCCCTCCCCCCTTCAAAAATATCTCTTTCACAGACATTTGGTACACTTTATAATGAAAAACAAGATTAGGTCACAAATACCAGCTATATATAGACAAGTAGTACATCACAAATAAACGATAATGATAACATGAAATTGTCCTCCGCTTCATCATAAATAAACGATACAAGTGCAGCAGATggaagtaagaaaaaaaggGCATACAGCAGGTAAATCAACATACACTTTGACATTCATAGTCAAAAACATATACAAgtagaatgagagagagagacagagagaatTTTTTCAGGGTAATGCTGCTATAAGAACTTTACCTTTGCAAAAACTCATTTTTGAACCATAGATTTACCTTTGTATCTCTGGTGTcagttcaaatttcaaaacattaaGCATATTTTCTGCACAAATCAACATGAAATCTAATGGTTCTTCACATTTGTTGTCTTCTCTCCTTAAGAGTTTGTTCATGTAACATTACTAAATTTCTATCTTCTCTGTAGAGTTATTCTAATCACTGGTCAATGAACTTAATTATCTATGCAAGAAAATTACCTTTTTCAAATAGTCATAGAGAACCATTTATGCAGAAGGTAGACATTGCCGTGTTTCAGCTTAGAGTGAAAACGTATAAAGTAGTCAGGTTCAGATGAGAGGAATCCGGGTATACTGTTTCAGTTACCTTGTTGAGGTACTTCTTTACTAATGAAGGCAGATCAGATTTTGGTTTCCATCCCCAAAATAGAGATCCTTTCAATGTTCTTCCCATTAGGAGTAGTCCATAACGAGCTGACATCTCAAGCTTCACCTTTGGCACACCAAGTGTTACAGTCAAACCCCATCCCTATGCAACCAAGGAAAGATAGAATGAATTCAAGTATAATGAATAAAAGCTTTTAAATGTCAATtgccaaaacaaaaattttgggTTTATAGAGTATTACATCACAGCATGACTACAATGCAGTGGTTATCATATCAGTGTCACCTACACATTCGAACGAGAAATCTGCCCTTCCATCAGTAATGCACTTAATAACCTGGAAATTTTCAACACATAAATGGTTGTTATGACTTCCAAACTTTGTGTGCATACTTATAGTTTTTGTGTGCATACTTATAGTTTTTGTGCCGaagtaaaattatattcaaccaaaatcaaattcacaataaataaatttgtatggATCAAACATATGTAATATTTGATCTAGCGGGATACTTTTGATAGCCATCAATTACAGTTACATACAATTTTCTCCACAAAATAAAGTATGAAAAGTTAAATCAGATGTTTTGTAATGAGAAGATCAAGCCGCCTGAGCAATAGGTTCTTTATAGGAATTCGGGAAACAACTTCAGTAACCCCAAAAGCTTTAGTTGTGGCAACAAACAACAATAAGTAAATAAAgggaaatattaaatataaatttcagaGTAACTTGAGGAATTGAATATAGTACCATTTTCACACTTCTGTGGATTATTGTCCACACCAATTATTCGAGATGCACCTCTTAGTTTGGAAGCTTGAGCAACCTAATTGATCAAaggaaaattaattacaatttgGAAAATATTGTTGCTTATCTGTTGAGAAGTTAAGATCGATACAATTGAATTATCAATGTACTTACAGATAGGCCAACAGTTCCAAGACCAAAAATCACCACAGTTGATCCTTTTGACACGTCAGCAACATTCCATGCTGCGCCCAGacctaatgttttaaaaaaatgagtcccataatcaacaaaaaaataataatttatcaatgaCATTAACAACACTTATTGGGATCTATGGCTCTGACAGTGTCTAGTAGCAAAAGTTCATAGTATATTATTTGTGAGGTATAAGAAAGAGGAGGAAAATAAGTCCAGCATTTGTATTTTGCCTACAAATTCATCCAATGCCACTTGGAACTAAcaattccttcaatttcatccAATCTTTACCTATGCCAGTTACAATGCCTCTGGCATCATCAAATCCAATAATAAGACGTTTTACACTATCTTGTGTTTCCTTACCAATCATTTGTGGAGCTGCTTTGGTTAATAATCCGAAAATCCAGTACTGCGTTTTGGATCATTACACATTGAGTTATAATCAAATTAGTTTCAAGTTTTTCTGGAAGTCCAGAAGCAGTAACAAGTCATCAATAGACAATGCTAAACatgcaattaaaaataattttttcgaCACTTATATGCCCAATGTGGCaagcaaataatgtgtttagGGCATATAAGTCATTCATTAACAAACTACAAGATATTAAAGCAaataatgcaaaacaaaaatatatgagGACATTTTGCAGGGTAAACCTATGTGGCAAGCATCTATGAGGCAGGTGATGGAACTCTTATATGccctaaaatcaatttaaactgTAAAAAACAGTGACCTTTGACAATCAATCAGTCTCAAATACGCAACAGGTTTTGTCAAAatgcaaaacaacaaaaaagaaagtcaTTATCTTTCTAAGTTTTAACTAATTTAAGAGAAAATCAGACCAATTCACTTGATGACCTCCAGCTGAGAGGATCACCTGTGATGAttttacaattatatatattgcctTTGTTTATTTTCCAAGGCCATACTGTTCCTTTGACATTCAAACTGATGAACACACAGACAGAAGTCATGCCTCCTCTAACCATTTATAggaaataacaagaaaaaagaatcagaCAGCTTAATGGCTATTAACCTGTTACTATTTCAAGTAATTTAAGTACACGGTTTTAAGTTTACAATGTTGATTACTGAAACTCCATTAATCTATTCCCTAATTTTAGAACTAATAATAAACAGCTGAAACATTTACCTGCAGCAACCCCACAGCTCAGAAGACATATTTTCTCAAGAGGTGCAAGGGGACTGAGTTTCACTGCACATCCAGAATGGACTACTGTGTATTCACTGAAACTTGAAACAGCACAATAATCATAAACAGGTTCCCCTTTTACTGAGAAGCGCGTCTTCTGGTCACTATGCATTAAACCCATCCTTTCCAATCCCAAAACGACAAGTGTTGCTTTTTCCAGATGTGCACTGCCTGCATGATATGCATTCTCCAATGAATACTGTTAGCACATGGTCCCCCTCTTTGAATTCAGTCACTCCTTGTCCCACACTCTCAACAATGCTGCAAAAATATACCAAATATTAAATATCTACTGAGAAGACTACACCTTTTTGCAATGATTTAGCTAAAGTAATGTCCTTGATGCAACAATGTATCACATTCCCATGCATAGTGTAATACTTCACTCTCAGCTGATCGTTGTCACTCTAACTCAACTTGGCATATCAGTATTTGATCAAATTCTCATACTACCCAATTGGGTAActcttaaaaatacaaaatttcttcttatgaaattcaacaaaaataacCTAAGGAACACTAGTGACTCAATGTTGTCTTAATCCAAACGTAGAAATAAGAGTAGATTACCCTGATGCTTCATGGCCAAATATTCGAGGAAATATGGCCTGCAAAAAAGCACCTGGCGTTAAACGCTTAACTACATccattcataaatttttaacagAAATCATGACAAAGAAATATTCATTAGTAGACTAATCGATCACACCACCAGCCATCGGTAGCTTTTAAAAAAGAACAGGAGGCATACTCTTGAGAACGCAACATTTAATTCAAGATTTATCAGTAAAACAATAATCAATCACATTAAACATCAAATGTTGATAGGCATGCATTGGCTAATATGTTATTGAATTACATCTCATGAgttgaattttaataaattctgtcaaatcaaaaattacttcAAGTATGACTTTTAAATACACGATTCAATGATGATGTAAAAGATCCTTACAATGTCAATTTATTCCAATTCAATTTGAAGTTTCACACTCCAAAAGAACCATGCGAAGTTTTATGAAACAAATTTTCCATTAAAGGCAAGATAACAACCAGACTTACATGAGATTCCCAAGCGGAGAGATCACTGCGACAGAGAGAAGTGGAGACAACCTTAATCCTAATCTCCATTGGTTGAGGAGGACTCACTTCCACTTCCTCTATCACCAATGCTTCCCCAGCTCCCCATGCCACTGCAGCTGTTCCATGTTCCACATACCATTAACAAAAGCCACACGAATTAATATCCCATGTTGATCATAAAACAATGCACAGACAGAGATatcaaaacaagaaaatgaaaaaggaaaagggtGGCTGACTTTACCTTTGCAGGTAATGACTTGAGGTGTTGACATGTTGGTGAGTGAAGAACTATTACAAAGTGGGAAAGAAAAAGGGTGGAAGAGAACTTGAAATAGCAGTTGGTGGTGGTAGGTAGTCTGTCTAAGACACGGAGTTAGTTGGTATATTGTAGTAGGATTTAGAATGTTGTAGTAATTATGTGGCTACTGTcaattttcaagttttattcaaactaatgaaatttaagaaaatatttaataattttatttaaaaacaagaacaaattataaaaatgttcgTTTTTGAAAAAGTTGGTATTTCAAAATTGTTTGGATGTATGTGAGAGTCTAATTATGACCAAGGAAAGGCGGAAACTTTCTTTTACTGTGCCTTCAAGAcatctattaaaaaatatactagttGCCTAACAATTAATAGTATAATTGTTAATAattcttcaaaataaaataaagatattgtCAGGAAAAtttagcaataataaataaataaaaagtttgcgaaatttattcaacttcaatgAAGTTTTACCATATTATGGCATATGAGCATATCCCTTGGTGTTAACATTTTTctattatcaaatacaaaaaaagaggCAGTAAGTGCATTATTTAAATATTGGTTTTAACACAGCTTAGCTAAGTCTTGGTGTACAGAGTTCCAATTCGCAGCTAAATCTTCAGCATTCCGTCCCATTAAAATGTCACAATATGGCATTGTTTGGAACTcatcaaaccaaaccaaactcaCAAGgacagaaaataacaaaatacttGAGGGCTAACAAAGAAAATATGGTTAAATTCTTGATTCACAATATGGACATCATGTTCCTAGCGTTGAAGACAACTAAACATCATATTCTCAACAATCATTTCTTCACTAGAACATAAATAACAACACGATTGCTGCAATAATCAGGGTGCCAGAGCGTTTGTTCCACGCGGCCAATAGTGAAATTATCCATTGCAGCTTCTAAGAAGTACTCAAGAATGGCATCTGAAATCAGAAAACACTACTGAGCAGTATGCTATAAATTGTGCtcccaaaagaaaagaaaaaggaatggTATTCTTTACCATTTCGGAGTTCTCCAGCCAAAAATATTGTTGTATTAGGTCCAGAGAGCTGCATAAGTGTTTCTAGCAGATCCACAACTGCCCCCTCACTGTACACTACATCAGATCCTATCActgaaaacaagaagtcaagtATTGAATCGATAAGGAATGCTAGCAAAATATCACATGAGATGCAGGTAATTCAAATATTTGACAAGGCATGCAAgtcaaaggaagaaaaagataaaattaactaCAAAGCTATGATTAGAATGATGACAATAATCACAATTCACAGCAAAACGTCAAAAGTTTCTGATGCCAGTAATTGAATGTTGTTTGCTCCTTGTCACTTGAAGGAGTTGAGGGAGAATTATCATACCAAAATCGGGTTTGGGGTCAATGAGTTCTGGGTCAGGATCTTCTCCCCATGTGAGCTCAGTTGCTGTTACAGAACCCCGTAGAGAAACATGTTTCATGTTGGTCTCAATATTCTTTCTCAGTAGCCTCAGCCTATCTGGCAGATCAGTGACAATGACCTCACTACCCAAAAGGGTTGCAATGCaactaaggaagaaaaaaataagaaaggtgTATCATAGAATGAGTAAGaacaaacttaaaaataattccTCGTCATTTTTTAGAAAACTTAGAGATAGTTTGGATAAAATTTTGAacaaccaaaaagaaaataagaagaattaAGGAGgtaaaatgaatcaaacttctcccataagataaaatcaacttatacacAACTAATGGAGTAGAAAGATGAGAGTTCATAGCAAAATTTAGGTGGAAAAGTAGATTTTAACCTGTGGGAGGAGAAATTTGATTGTTATTAACTTCttaattcattatattttcTTCTCCAAAAAGGACCTATTGAGAAGCTTATTCAAACGGTCTCTTGTTCGTAAAAAAAGACAATGCAAAAGCTCAAAGCTCTATTTTCCTAGTTCAGTAAATCCTTGTGGAAAAAGACAAGCTAATCAAGAAACTATGGACAAACTGTAGCCATTTAGCATGAACAGGTCAAATAGGATGAGATTGCAATTGAACTTACCCAACCAATCCACAACCAGAACCCAATTCAACAATCTTCTTTCCCTGAAGGACAAGCATCCCTGAGTCAACAGCATGCTCTAGAAACTTTCCCAGTACAACTCCACTGTCCCACATCACTGCTCCAGTTACTCCAGGCGTTCCCTTGAAACAAAAGTCCAAAATCTCAAAACtgtttaaaactaaaaaccaaTCATTAGAAAAGGCACAAGCCAAAGCAGAAGCCATCTGAGCACTAATGTGAATTATCCATGTCAACAGAACCATTACacataagtaataaaaaaaaacaagcacgAATCACATGCCTCTATCCCTCAACCACCAAAACATGCCCAAACAAATTAGTCACTAATTTAAGTTAGTTTATTCT
The Glycine max cultivar Williams 82 chromosome 16, Glycine_max_v4.0, whole genome shotgun sequence genome window above contains:
- the LOC100306471 gene encoding protein N-lysine methyltransferase METTL21A, whose product is MANNNEEEEEAVAPMVKLGSYGGEVRLVVGGEESAAEETMLLWGIQQPTLSKPNAFVSQASLQLSLDSCGHSLSILQSPSSLGTPGVTGAVMWDSGVVLGKFLEHAVDSGMLVLQGKKIVELGSGCGLVGCIATLLGSEVIVTDLPDRLRLLRKNIETNMKHVSLRGSVTATELTWGEDPDPELIDPKPDFVIGSDVVYSEGAVVDLLETLMQLSGPNTTIFLAGELRNDAILEYFLEAAMDNFTIGRVEQTLWHPDYCSNRVVIYVLVKK